A region from the Antennarius striatus isolate MH-2024 chromosome 24, ASM4005453v1, whole genome shotgun sequence genome encodes:
- the dock9b gene encoding dedicator of cytokinesis protein 9 isoform X1 — protein sequence MGCTTSVVLLEGLRSILERNCGYVKGAVEPGPPEEEEEAESLRGSALWMPTTALVKPKIIEPLDYESVVVQRKTQIISDVLRDMLQFPTDDFQISTLRRQGRTLVSTVPETAEKEASSLFVQECLKTYKSDWHVVNYKYEDYSGDFRQLPNKVLRPDKLAAHVFEVDEDVEKDEDSASLGSQKGGVSKHGWLYKGNMNSAISVTMRSFKRRYFHLAQLGDGSYNLNFYKDENTSKEPKGTIFLDSCMGVVQNSKVRRFAFELKMQDKSTFLLAADGEAEMEEWIGTLNKILHSSFEQAMQEKRNGDLHDDDEHGKTDLSSGSFQDSFQTARDIESKMRSEARLKLFTLDPDTQKLDFSGIEPDVRQFEEKFGKRVLVGCHDLSFNLQGCVTENDDGPTTNVEPFYVILSLFDVQNSRKISADFHVDLNHPLVRQMTPGFSGGERPMAGLPDRALQYPRQGVFSVTCPHPDIFLVARIEKVLQGGITHCTEPYMKSSDSSKIAQKVLKNAKTACSRLGQYRMPFAWAARPVFKDASGTLDKGSRFSALYRQDSSKLSDEDMFKLLTDFRKAEKMAKLPVLLGNLDVTIDSVAPDVTNCVTSSYIPVRNFEGNGPGSALLEVEEFVPCIAKCSQPFTIYKNHLYVYPKHLKYDGQKSFAKARNIAVCIEFKDSDEDEAPPLKCIYGRPGGPLFTKRAHAAVLHHQQNPEFYDEIKIELPTQLHEKHHLLFTFYHVSCDSNSKKKDLVEAPVGSAWLPLLRDGRVIMNEQQLPVAANLPGGYLSNQDGVSKGSEVKWVDGGKPLFKVSTHLVSTVYTQDQHLHNFFHHCQSMEASEQASEGELVKYLKSLHAMEGHVMVNFLPTILNQLFCVLTRTTNEDVAVNVTRVMVHVVAQCHEEGLEHYLRSYVKFVLKPEPYSSNQVKTVHEELAKAMTAILKPSTDFLTSNKLLKYSWYFFEALVKSMAHYLSECGKVKLSRNQRFSASYHHAVETLVTMLMPHITQKYKDNLDAARNANHSLAVFIKRCFTFMDRGFVFKQINNYTNCFVPGDPKTLYEFKFEFLRVVCSHEHYVPLNLPMPFGKGRIQRFQDLQLDYSLTDDFCRNHFLVGLLLREVGGALQEFREIRQIAIQVLKGLMIKHTFDERYAAKSQQARLATLYLPLFGLLQENVYRLDIKDSTLLGSHNNAREDSSAPSSMVTPQKPGGCIENALHKDVFGVISGTASPHSSTPNVSSVHHADSRGSLISTDSGNSLLEKSSDKTNSLEKNQNASALGSALLRCDKLDRDEIKNLLMCFLHILKSMSEEALFSYWNKAAPLELMDFFTLIEVCLHQFRYMGKRFIVSRSQEGAGPVAPDRKSLTLPVSRNRAGILHARLQQLGTLENAHTFNNMYAHTEADVSSQCLLEANVSTEVCLTVLDTLSIFIMGFKTQLTSDLGHNPLMKKVFQVHLCFLQIPQSEAALKQVFTSLRTFIYKFPCTFFDGRADMCASLCYEILKCCNSKLSSIRSDAAHLLYFLMKSNFDYTGRRSFVRTHLQVVIAVSQLIADVIGIGGTRFQQSLSIINNCANSDKNIKHTAFPSDVKDLMKRIRTVLMATEQMKEHENDPEMLVDLQYSLAKSYTSTPELRKTWLDSMARIHNKNGDLSEAAMCYVHVAALVAEYLWRKGMFRQGCSAFRVITPNIDEEAAMMEDVGMQDVHFNEEVLMELLEECGDGLWKAERYELIADVYRLIIPIYEQRRDFEKLTHLYDTLHRAYTKVMEVMHSGKRLLGTYFRVAFFGQGFFEDEDGKEYIYKEPKFTPLSEISQRLLKLYSDKFGQENVKIIQDSGKVNPKDLDSKYAYIQVTHVTPYLEDKELEDRKTDFEKSHNIRRFVFETPFTVSGKKQGGVEEQCKRRTVLTTTHCFPYVKKRIAVMYQHQTDLSPIEVAIDEMSAKVAELRLLCSASEVDMIRLQLKLQGSISVQVNAGPLAYARAFLDESSAKKFPDNKVKQLKEVFRQFVDACGQALGVNERLIKEDQQEYHDEMKANYKDLTRELSSIMREQINPVDDGARNALSDSMGIFNAISGTPTGANPHGATTIL from the exons ATGGGATGCACCACCAGCGTGGTTCTGCTGGAGGGGCTGCGCTCCATCCTGGAGAGGAACTGTGGCTACGTGAAGGGGGCGGTGGAGCCGGGGCCccccgaggaggaggaggaagcagagagtCTGAGAGGGTCTGCGCTCTGGATGCCCACCACCGCTCTG GTGAAGCCAAAGATCATCGAGCCTCTGGATTATGAGAGCGTGGTCGTGCAGAGGAAGACCCAGATCATCAGCGATGTCCTGCGCGACATGCTGCAGTTCCCCACCGACGACTTCCAG ATCTCCACCCTGAGGCGCCAGGGCCGGACTCTGGTCTCCACCGTGCCAGAGACTGCAGAGAAAGAAGCTTCCTCGCTCTTCGTCCAAGAG TGTCTCAAGACCTACAAGTCCGACTGGCATGTCGTCAATTACAAGTACGAGGACTATTCCGGAGACTTCCGGCAGCTCCCAAA TAAGGTGTTGAGACCTGACAAGCTGGCGGCTCACGTGTTTGAGGTGGACGAAGATGTAGAAAAGGATGAA GACTCGGCGTCCCTCGGCTCCCAGAAGGGAGGGGTGTCCAAACACGGCTGGCTGTACAAAGGCAACATGAACAGCGCCATCAGCGTTACGATGCGA TCCTTCAAGAGGAGGTACTTCCATCTGGCCCAGCTGGGAGACGGATCCTACAACCTCAACTTCTACAAGGACGAGAACACCTCCAAGGAACCCAAAGGAACCATCTTCCTGGACTCGTGCATGGGGGTGGTTCAG AACAGCAAAGTGCGTCGCTTCGCCTTCGAGCTGAAGATGCAGGACAAGAGCACGTTCCTGCTGGCGGCAGACGGCGAGGCGGAGATGGAGGAGTGGATCGGAACCCTCAACAAGATCCTCCACAGCAGCTTCGAACAGGCCATGCAGGAGAAGAGGAACGGAGACCTGCATGACG ATGACGAGCACGGAAAAACAGACCTCTCCTCCGGAAGCTTTCAAGACAGCTTTCAG ACAGCCAGAGACATCGAGTCCAAAATGAGGAGTGAAGCTCGGCTGAAACTGTTCACGTTGGACCCTGACACGCAG AAACTGGATTTCTCCGGTATCGAACCGGATGTGCGACAGTTTGAGGAGAAGTTCGGCAAACGGGTCCTGGTCGGATGTCACGACCTGTCGTTCAACCTGCAGGGCTGCGTGACCGAAAACGACGACGGACCCACGACTAAC GTGGAACCGTTCTACGTCATCCTCTCGCTCTTCGACGTCCAGAACAGTCGCAAGATTTCCGCCGACTTCCACGTGGACCTGAACCACCCGTTGGTTCGACAGATGACGCCGGGCTTCAGCGGCGGCGAACGCCCGATGGCCGGTCTCCCGGATAGGGCGCTCCAGTACCCGAGGCAGGGGGTGTTTTCCGTCACCTGCCCCCATCCCGACATCTTCCTGGTGGCCAGGATTGAGAAGGTGCTGCAGGGGGGGATCACACATTGTACCGAACCCTACATGAAGAGCTCAGACTCCTCCAAG aTCGCTCAGAAAGTGTTAAAGAACGCCAAGACAGCCTGCAGCCGACTGGGGCAGTACCGGATGCCCTTTGCCTGGGCAGCAAG gcCGGTGTTCAAGGACGCCTCAGGAACGCTGGACAAAGGTTCTCGGTTCTCAGCTCTTTACAGACAGGACAGCAGCAAGCTGTCGGATGAAGACATGTTCAAGCTGCTCACCGATTTCAGAAA AGCGGAGAAAATGGCCAAACTGCCCGTGTTGCTCGGGAACTTGGACGTGACCATCGACAGCGTGGCCCCGGATGTAACCA ATTGCGTCACTTCCTCTTACATCCCCGTGAGGAACTTCGAAGGAAACGGACCAGGCAGTGCTctcctggaggtggaggagtttGTTCCCTGCATCGCCAAGTGTTCCCAACCGTTCACCATCTATAAAAACCACCTCTACGTCTACCCCAAACACCTCAAGTACGACGGGCAGAAATCCTTCGCCAAG GCCAGGAATATCGCGGTCTGCATCGAATTCAAGGATTCCGACGAAGACGAAGCGCCGCCGCTGAAG TGTATCTACGGTCGTCCAGGCGGTCCTCTCTTCACCAAACGGGCTCACGCCGCCGTCCTGCACCACCAGCAGAACCCCGAGTTCTACGACGAG ataaaGATAGAACTGCCGACTCAGCTGCACGAGAAGCATCACCTCCTGTTCACCTTTTATCACGTGAGCTGCGACAGCAACAGCAAGAAGAAAGACCTGGTGGAGGCGccag TGGGTTCGGCGTGGCTTCCTCTGCTGAGGGACGGTAGAGTCATCATGAAcgagcagcagcttcctgtggcTGCGAATCTACCAGGAGGATACCTCAGCAACCAGGATGGTGTCAGCAAG GGTTCGGAGGTCAAATGGGTCGACGGAGGGAAACCCCTGTTCAAAGTCTCCACCCATCTGGTCTCCACGGTTTACACTCAG GATCAGCATTTGCACAACTTCTTCCACCACTGCCAAAGCATGGAGGCGTCCGAACAGGCCTCAGAGGGGGAGCTGGTGAAGTACCTGAAG AGTCTCCATGCGATGGAGGGTCATGTGATGGTCAACTTCCTGCCCACCATCCTCAACCAGCTGTTCTGCGTTCTCACCAGAACCACCAATGAGGACGTGGCTGTCAACGTGACCag AGTGATGGTTCATGTTGTTGCTCAGTGCCACGAGGAGGGCCTTGAACATTACTTGAGGTCTTACGTCAAG TTTGTGCTCAAACCGGAGCCGTACTCCTCCAACCAGGTGAAAACGGTTCACGAGGAGCTGGCCAAAGCCATGACGGCCATCCTCAAGCCGTCCACGGACTTCCTGACCAGCAACAAACTGCTGAAG TACTCCTGGTACTTCTTCGAGGCTCTGGTGAAATCAATGGCTCATTATCTCTCCGAGTGCGGAAAAGTCAAA CTCTCCAGGAACCAGCGTTTTTCTGCGTCCTACCACCACGCGGTGGAGACCCTGGTGACGATGCTGATGCCTCACATCACCCAGAAATACAAAGATAACCTGGACGCGGCTCGGAACGCCAACCACAGCCTGGCAGTCTTCATCAAG CGCTGCTTCACCTTCATGGACCGAGGCTTCGTCTTCAAGCAGATCAACAACTACACGAACTGTTTCGTACCAGGAGACCCCAAG ACTTTATACGAGTTCAAATTTGAGTTCCTGCGTGTGGTTTGCAGCCATGAGCACTACGTCCCTCTGAATCTGCCCATGCCGTTCGGAAAAGGCCGGATTCAGAGATTCCAAG ACCTCCAGCTGGACTACTCTCTGACCGACGACTTCTGCCGGAACCACTTCCTGGTGGGGCTGCTCCTGagggaggtgggcggggctctcCAGGAGTTCCGAGAGATCCGTCAGATCGCCATCCAGGTGCTGAAGGGGCTGATGATCAAACACACGTTCGACGAGCGCTACGCCGCTAAA AGCCAACAGGCCAGACTCGCCACCCTCTACCTCCCCTTGTTTGGTCTGCTCCAGGAAAACGTCTACAGACTGGACATTAAAGACTCAACCCTCCTGGGCAGCCACAAT AATGCAAGGGAGGACTCGTCGGCGCCCAGCTCCATGGTGACCCCTCAGAAACCTGGGGGCTGCATAGAAAACGCCCTCCATAAGGACGTGTTCGGGGTCATCTCTGGAACCG cctCCCCTCACAGCTCCACTCCCAACGTCAGCTCGGTTCATCACGCCGACTCCAGAGGGTCTCTGATCTCCACCGATTCTGGGAACAGCCTGCTGGAGAAGAGCAGCGACAAGACCAACTCCCTGGAGAAG AACCAGAACGCCTCGGCTTTGGGCAGCGCTCTGCTCAGATGCGACAAGCTGGACCGGGACGAGATCAAGAATCTCCTCATGTGCTTTTTGCACATCTTGAAGAGCATGTCGGAGG AAGCTCTTTTCTCCTACTGGAACAAAGCAGCTCCTCTGGAACTGATGGACTTCTTCACATTAATAGA agtCTGCCTCCATCAGTTCAGATACATGGGGAAGCGATTCATCGTCAG caggagccaggagggggcggggccggtgGCTCCGGACAGGAAGTCTCTGACCCTCCCCGTGTCTCGTAACAGGGCGGGGATCCTCCACGCCCGCCTGCAGCAGCTGGGGACGCTGGAGAACGCCCACACCTTCAACAACA TGTACGCCCACACGGAAGCAGACGTGAGCAGCCAGTGCCTGCTGGAGGCCAACGTGTCCACGGAGGTCTGCCTGACGGTCCTGGACaccctcagcatcttcatcatgGGCTTCAAG ACGCAGCTGACTTCAGATCTGGGTCACAACCCTCTGATGAAGAAGGTGTTCCAGGTCCACCTGTGCTTCCTGCAGATCCCTCAGTCTGAAGCGGCTCTGAAGCAGGTCTTCACCTCCCTCAGGACCTTCATCTACAAG TTCCCCTGCACGTTCTTCGACGGCCGTGCCGACATGTGCGCCTCTCTCTGCTACGAAATCCTCAAGTGCTGCAACTCCAAGCTGAGCTCCATCCGCAGCGACGCCGCCCACCTGCTCTACTTCCTCATGAAGAGCAACTTCGACTACACCGGGCGCCGCTCCTTCGTGCGGACGCACCTGCAG GTGGTCATCGCCGTCAGTCAGCTGATCGCTGACGTCATCGGCATCGGCGGGACGCGTTTCCAGCAGTCGCTCTCCATCATCAACAACTGTGCCAACAGCGACAAGAACATCAAG CACACGGCGTTCCCGTCGGACGTGAAGGACCTGATGAAGCGCATCCGGACGGTGCTGATGGCCACCGAGCAGATGAAGGAGCACGAGAACGACCCGGAGATGCTGGTGGACCTCCAGTACAGCCTGGCCAAGTCCTACACCAGCACCCCCGAGCTGCGCAAGACCTGGCTGGACAGCATGGCCCGCATCCACAACAAGAACGGGGACCTGTCCGAG GCGGCCATGTGTTACGTTCACGTCGCCGCCCTGGTGGCCGAGTACCTGTGGAGGAAAG GTATGTTCAGACAGGGCTGCTCGGCGTTCCGCGTCATCACCCCCAACATCGACGAGGAGGCGGCCATGATGGAGGACGTGGGGATGCAGGACGTTCACTTCAACGAG gaggtgctgatggagctgctggaggagtgCGGCGATGGCCTCTGGAAGGCGGAGCGTTATGAGCTCATCGCCGACGTCTACCGGCTCATCATTCCCATCTACGAGCAGCGCAGAGACTTTGAG AAACTGACCCACCTGTACGACACCCTCCACCGCGCCTACACCAAAGTCATGGAggtgatgcattctgggaaacgGCTACTGGGGACGTACTTCAGGGTGGCGTTCTTCGGACAG GGCTTCtttgaggatgaggatgggaaGGAGTACATCTACAAGGAGCCCAAGTTCACGCCGCTGTCTGAGATCTCCCAGAGGCTCCTGAAGCTCTACTCCGACAAGTTCGGCCAGGAGAACGTCAAGATCATCCAAGACTCGGGCAAGGTGAACCCGAAGGACCTGGACTCCAAGTACGCCTACATCCAGGTGACCCACGTCACGCCCTACCTGGAGGacaaggagctggaggaccGGAAGACGGACTTCGAGAAGAGCCACAACATCCGGCGTTTCGTGTTCGAGACGCCGTTCACCGTGTCGGGCAAGAAGCAGGGCGGCGTGGAGGAGCAGTGCAAACGGCGCACCGTTCTCACCA CCACCCACTGTTTCCCCTACGTGAAGAAGCGCATCGCGGTCATGTACCAACACCAGACCGACCTGAGCCCCATCGAGGTGGCCATAGACGAGATGAGCGCCAAGGTGGCCGAGCTGCGCCTCCTCTGCTCGGCCTCCGAGGTGGACATGATCCGCCTGCAGCTCAAACTTCAGGGCAGCATCAGCGTCCAG GTGAACGCCGGGCCCCTCGCCTACGCCAGAGCTTTCCTCGACGAAAGCAGTGCCAAGAAATTTCCTGACAATAAGGTCAAACAGCTCAAAGAGGTGTTCAG GCAGTTCGTGGACGCCTGCGGTCAGGCGCTGGGGGTGAACGAGCGGCTGATCAAAGAGGACCAGCAGGAGTACCACGACGAGATGAAGGCCAACTACAAGGACCTGACCAGGGAGCTGTCCAGCATCATGCGTGAACAG ATAAACCCGGTGGATGACGGCGCGCGGAACGCTCTGTCCGACTCTATGGGCATCTTCAACGCCATCAGCGGCACGCCCACCGGCGCCAATCCCCACGGCGCCACCACCATCCTCTGA